A part of Lampris incognitus isolate fLamInc1 chromosome 21, fLamInc1.hap2, whole genome shotgun sequence genomic DNA contains:
- the LOC130131298 gene encoding chloride intracellular channel protein 4, whose protein sequence is MAWLDIAAKKLGFPTIELFVKAGSDGESIGNCPFSQRLFMILWLKGVIFNVTTVDLKRKPADLQDLAPGTNPPFVTFNGEVKVDVNKIEEFLEEKLTPPRYPRLAPRHAEANTAGIDVFAKFSAYIKNPRKDTNDALEKALLKSLRHLDEFLRTPLSEEIDADAAGDLPESTRSFLDGSELTLADCNLLPKLHILKVVAKKYRGFEIPAEMVGVWRYLNLAYQREEFTSTCPADREIEFAYLDVAKRIK, encoded by the exons ATGGCCTGGTTGGATATTGCAGCTAAAAAGCTGGGCTTTCCTACCATTGAGCTGTTTGTCAAG gctGGAAGTGACGGGGAGAGCATTGGAAATTGCCCATTTTCCCAGAGGCTTTTTATGATCCTGTGGTTGAAGGGAGTCATCTTCAACGTCACCACAGTAGACCTCaaaag GAAACCGGCAGACCTGCAGGACCTGGCCCCGGGGACCAACCCGCCGTTTGTGACTTTTAACGGAGAGGTCAAGGTCGATGTCAACAAGATAGAGGAGTTCCTGGAGGAGAAACTGACACCACCAcg GTACCCCAGACTGGCTCCCAGGCACGCTGAGGCCAACACAGCTGGTATTGATGTCTTTGCTAAGTTCTCAGCTTACATCAAAAACCCCAGGAAAGACACTAATGacg CCTTAGAAAAGGCCCTGCTGAAGTCTCTTCGTCATCTAGATGAGTTTCTGAGGACCCCTCTGTCTGAGGAGATAGATGCAGACGCTGCAGGAGACCTGCCAGAATCCACCAGAAGCTTCTTAGATGGATCTGAGCTCACCCTCGCAGACTGCAACCTGCTGCCAAAACTGCACATCCTGAAG GTGGTGGCCAAGAAGTACCGCGGGTTTGAGATCCCAGCAGAGATGGTGGGGGTGTGGCGGTATTTGAACCTGGCCTACCAGAGGGAGGAGTTTACCAGCACCTGCCCCGCCGACAGGGAGATCGAGTTCGCGTACTTGGACGTGGCTAAACGaatcaaatga